DNA sequence from the Xenopus tropicalis strain Nigerian chromosome 4, UCB_Xtro_10.0, whole genome shotgun sequence genome:
GAGTCCAGTTTTAAGGCATTTAGTGGTGATGCTGATGGGGTGGTACCTATTTCAAAACTAAAGTAGTGCTTACAATGGCTAATAAGGATAGAGGGACATCAAGTAATGTTCCATTATAAGCCAAACGTTAGAAAAGTATAGATAATAATAGAATCAGTATGTGAGTGCTAGTGACAAAACTTTTATAACTGGGCCCTACAGTAATATCATGTTAGTGAAATGTTTCATGAAACTACTTATCCAGTGCCCGAATTGGCTCCCCAATACCTTCTTGGCCCCCCAACAATTGCACAGTCTGCTTCCTATATAGGCATGCCACTGGTGGGTTTTGTTGTATACATAGATTGTTTGTTGCTTTCTGGTACATTCTTTGagggcatgtactgtatatttggaaCCATATCTAAGATACAGAAGTTAATAAAATATCCAGGATaaccatatttaattaaaaatgtgtagAGTTAGcattttgctttataaatagcTGAAATCATCTGAAATGTGTATGGATAAATctgttcctggtaactttaattTTCGGAATAAACAGGATAATGCATAATGCTCATCAGCCTAAAACATATAGAATGACTGTTTTCTGACATACAGAAATACCTGCACTGTGATCTCCCATCTGGcagaaacagggttggactgggctggctgGCACCAAGAAAAAGAAACCCGGGGGGCCCCAGCCCTCATGGGCCCCGCAGCCCCTCCACCCCAACCACTGCCTCTGCCAAATGCAGGCCAACCCACCCCCACTCCCCCATCATGGCCACAAGCAGTAACTGTGGTACGCAGTGGAGGGGTTTGACATCACAACTGGGGTAGGGGGCCCCCAGGTAGCAGTCCCAGTGGGACAGAAAAAGCCTCTGTAACCATACACATCCCTATATTGTATAATGAGCTATATTTAATTAGGATTTAGGAAATATAACTGCAGCACTGGTAGActcaacatttatttaaaaaacttaaaaatacaATTATGCTACAACATGTCAAAACACTGCATTGGTTAGTAAGTACATATGAAACACAGAacaatttttcagttatttaaaggGTTTCTGGATCAGTTGCAGCAGCTGCACTTCTCATTCCCTGGTGCACACTGGCAGCCCTTGCTGCATTTACTGCACTCAGTCGGACAGCATGAACAGCAGCCTGTGGGAAAGAGAAACCATCAGAATCAGGGTAATAAGTAACAGAAGTCTCATGAGGAGTAGGCACTCTGGCATATTAACATCATAGATCCCAGAAAAAGCAGGTATTGCCACTGGCATATAAACCACAGacaaacaaacaacatttttGGATCTCCCTTTCATTAACTTGTTTCCTATATTTATCGCTTAGTGGCAAATTTGTAGTCAAAAAAAGCGAAAAGCTAATATGTTTTAACAACTGTCCTTCATCCCCCTTTCCATTCCTAAAGATGAATAAAGTTGGTTTGCGTTTGGTTTTTCATACAGACACTAGTACTTACTTTTCTTGCAGCTAGTGCACTTGCAGTTTGCGCATTTGCAGGAATCTCCGCAAGAACAGGTAGCACCTAGATTTAAAAACAGAGAGCCCATTAAAGACTGCAGGACAAACCAAAACCTACCTGTATAAAGAAGCCTATCTAATGTACCATGAATTACCTCAATTCAACATATAATGAAAGACAACAACCAGTTCTCCCCAGCAAcattgttttctaaattgtaagTTATAAAGCTTTTGCAGGCTGAGCCCTTTATCCCTccagttttattatatttattgaaaGCCCCCTGTTTACATAATGTAATTGTAATGCACTGCTTAACCTActggtactgtatatataaataaatgatggtgaTGAAACAAAGCCTTATATAATGTTCATCAGTTTAAAATTTAGCAGTACAAATTACACAACTAACAGTTCTTGACACAACAGTGCCATATATAATATTGCTGCAACTAAACTAAGCTGCAATAGGGCTTGGTTTAATAAACCCAAATGTACCCTATTGTATTTTTAGAGATCAGCCATAGTTGTTCTCACCTAAGTATTAAAATGAGCACCATCTGGTAGCCgaattaaataacatttacttCTCTATAAAGAACAATGCGTAATCAATGCCCCTGTTTTACTGCCAGAACAAGTTATTCCATAAGGTATCCCCTAACCCCAAGACAAGAGCATTTCCCTTAGAGTCATGAACAATATCTGCTTACCATTTGCACAGTCGCAGCTCTGAGGGTCCATTGCTTCTCAGATTAGTAACAATCAATGTGCGTCTCTAATGATTCTGTGGGAAGCTGTGTAAAGGCTACTGCTGTGACTCCTCTTTATACACAAAGCCTGTGGCTGAGTGCAAAGGAGCAGAGACACCACCCCCTGCAGCACGTGTGCACTGCCACAGCACAAACAAACCGTCAGCAGCAGTGTGCACACTGCATACTCATAGCACAGACAGAGCCGAGTGCATTGTAGCTCAGAAGTCAACCTAACAGCAGTCTTAGGAAGGAATGAGAGAACATTGAACACCCAGTTTCTATACAATAGTCATTTCCAGCATTGTTACTTTTTTcttatatgtatgtgtttgtgttctCAGACGTGTTAAGGTGGCCACCATAGGCAGAATTCAGTTACCTACTCCTTCCccaattttctgaaatatcttTTACAACCTTTTTCCACaaattctttctctttctctactTTTCCCATACCCTAGCTTCTCCTATTCACCCTGAACACTAgctatgtatgggcacccctggcGGGCCAATGCGACTGATATCTGTCCTAAAATTTGCCAGAtgccgattgggcaggtttgattctctGTCGGATCatggaccacatcggctcgttgatgtggtccttggtctgatggcacctttaggtgggcatatcgggaaaagatccatctactgtacagcgctgcgtacataagtagcgatttataaataaagatatacatacatacatgtatggccaccttaagatatgaTTACTTTTACACATAGCAAGTGTCCAGGGTGAATAGGAGAAGCTAGGGTATGGGTAAAAGTAGAGAAAGAATTTGTGGAAAATGGTTGTAAAAGATTTTAGAAAAGTGGGGAAGGAGTAGGATAAGAGGTAGGGGGCTGGAattatatcaatatatagaacaggGACTGAATGGGGTCAATAAAGGGCAGCTATCACATCAATAATGAGCTGGACAGTTGCTCGTTATGCATATGAGTGTGCTTCAACGTGGCCGCCTGCACTGCGGGCTCCCTTATGATGCATaatatagaacagtgctgtccaacttctgtggtgccgagggccggaatttctctagcatacatggtggagggccgctaatggaagccagttttgaccactcccctttttgaaaccacacccacttcaaaccacacctattttatcacaatggtggtagcacagcaaaatcccaaatgcttggtgcttactgtggggatatcaaccatcattcatatgtgaaagaattatgtcatattaagacatacccttaaattccatatgccttctcctcccctgtggatagcagagcaacccccagtacataattacacaccttagggaccatttaatggttatttccaactgctaacaaactcccaaaaacccctgccaggttcaaaCATAAAAATACCAACAGAACAATGGAAAAATATCTACAATTCAATACACAAATCCTTTTCAGCATCTAAAACCCAAGAATTCACATACAAATTAACCACTCGATGGTACTATACTCCTACCCGACTGAAACAAATGTTTCCCACAGCCCAAGACTGCTGCTGGAGATGCCTTCAACACCAAGGCACTTATAGCCACATTTGGTATCACTGCGATGTATTGAAAGAATACTGGAAAGAAGTTACCACAATAACGGAAAAGGTCATGCAGGAAAATTTCAAAAATGTcaaaaacccctgccaggttcacctcccacaagcagcataaggcaagcagagtatggcacacacaggcagcactctgcctttcctatgctgtctgtgtgtgccatactctgcctgccctaccctgcctgtgtgtgccatactctgcctgccctaccctgcctgtgtgtgtgccatactctgcctgccctaccctgcctgtgtgtgcgccatactctgcctgccctaccctgcctgtgtgtgccatactctgcctgccataccctgcctgtgtgtgccatactctgcctgccctaccctgcctgtgtgtgccatactctgcctgacataccctccctgccctatgctccctgtgtgtgccatacagtacctatgtctgaggtgtgaagaagtgaacaatgggggtgattacagcctgagcctgaggtgtgaacactgcagggggtgaacaatgcagaaactaaaaggtgtgaaaaacacaggggattacatgtttaaacaatacaggaggattacagcctgaatctgaggtgagaaccatgcagggagccagttaatctcagtactgataccatttaaagcttacacaaaggtaagccatcaaagcagccagacaggtggggggccacacagaggggggtcgccagttggaccgcgggccgccagttggacagcactgatatagaacaTTGTAacgtaggttgaaaaaagacacatgttcatcaagtttaaccctttaagtctATTCAAAACCTCATTCAGAAGAAGGCAACCCCCCCCTCAACTGAAGCCTCTGCAATTTGCCTCAGTGGGAAAAATTCCCTCCTTGCCCCAAGATGTGATCCTTGTTCTGAcaggattttaaaacctgcccgattgatatatGGCAAGTTGTTGTCCAGATATCAGTCGGATAGGCCAGCTggagtgccccatacatgggccgataagctgccgacttggaCTGAAGGGGCTGAATAAGCAGAttcagcctgtgtatggtcactttAACTTAAAACTCCAAAAAACCAATATGAGTCTGACACTTTGGCCAGTGACACATGCAGTGACCCCAGACATTTTGTCACCCAAACATTTTAGTAGCTCAGCTGCTGGGTGAAATAAACACCAAGACCAAGAAGTGACATAACTCCAGAGGTGGAACTGATTAAGGGTAAAAAATAGCTGTATCATTGGGGCTGGATTGGGGAGATCACAACAGCATTTTTTCTGGGTACCCAAGCAGAGTACCTGTGGACTGCCACACAGTCAGAGAATTGGGGAGACTTTCTACCCGAAACCCAACCTCTATGCGGGTATCCCATGGGCACCTGACTGGATGCAGGTCTCTAGTTGGAACTGTTACTGCAATATGTATAACATGTGCTTCTGACAGCCCTATGGGGAGGCTAGTTAATTTACTGTCTGTGCTGTGCCGAGATGTAAGCCTTTTTTGTTTGCACCCCCAATCAGGCCAATCTGAACCATGGCCTGTTATACACTAGATTCATGCTGTTATACCCCCTATCTGCCAAATTAGTGCCCTTTCAGCTAAACCACCTGAATGAAgacc
Encoded proteins:
- the LOC116410391 gene encoding metallothionein-like, whose product is MDPQSCDCANGATCSCGDSCKCANCKCTSCKKSCCSCCPTECSKCSKGCQCAPGNEKCSCCN